Proteins encoded in a region of the Tachyglossus aculeatus isolate mTacAcu1 chromosome 25, mTacAcu1.pri, whole genome shotgun sequence genome:
- the XKR9 gene encoding XK-related protein 9: MTLSKPNFLLLVLGLVIYIADLGVDFWVTIRYFQNGQSVHGFLTVGFVLLASLVVQCFSYAWFEEDGDPGKPPCSLFLHCLQCGIFTRYCIALKMGHEVVFGKQKDNLQVAVQAVTDLSMLRLFEAYVEGLPQLILQAYILMESPAVSFSQYASVTISCCAVSLATVDYQIYLRKSLPHKEKLTGIWPKLTLLLYKLLTLTSWSLSIALLVLVNLWAVLILLGLLWILGLAWAWKQSTNFCRSPKMEVLYRAVVGFILIFTFLNVKGERTRCAMTAYYVARVLATAGIVAWFWLGGPVPGQWDFFGGVTVAVVLTLCFGLVFLVVYYGSFHPNRFPERNGGDEVDGIGPEREPGMRYRLML; the protein is encoded by the exons ATGACCCTTTCCAAACCGAATTTTCTTTTGCTGGTGTTGGGCCTGGTCATCTACATAGCTGATTTGGGAGTGGACTTCTGGGTGACCATCCGCTATTTCCAGAACGGACAGTCGGTCCACGGGTTCCTTACCGTGGGCTTCGTGCTGCTGGCATCTTTGGTCGTGCAGTGTTTCAGTTATGCGTGGTTTGAGGAAGACGGAGATCCCGGCAAACCTCCGTGTTCTCTTTTCCTCCATTGCCTGCAGTGTGGGATCTTTACCAG GTATTGTATCGCTCTGAAAATGGGACACGAGGTGGTCTTTGGCAAACAGAAAGACAACTTGCAGGTAGCGGTTCAGGCGGTGACTGACCTGAGCATGCTCCGACTGTTTGAGGCCTACGTGGAGGGGTTACCCCAGCTCATTCTCCAGGCCTACATCTTGATGGAGAGTCCGGCGGTCAGCTTCAGTCAGT ACGCCTCGGTGACCATCTCCTGCTGCGCTGTTTCCCTGGCGACCGTGGATTACCAGATCTATCTGAGGAAATCACTGCCTCATAAAGAGAAGCTGACGGGGATTTGGCCGAAGCTGACCCTGCTGCTCTACAAGCTGCTGACCCTCACCTCCTGGTCTCTGAGCATCGCCCTCCTAGTCCTGGTCAACCTCTGGGCAGTGCTGATCTTGCTTGGCCTCCTCTGGATCCTGGGCCTCGCCTGGGCGTGGAAGCAGAGCACGAATTTCTGCCGCTCTCCGAAGATGGAAGTCCTCTACAGGGCCGTGGTCGGCTTCATCCTCATCTTCACCTTCCTGAACGTCAAGGGGGAGAGGACCCGGTGTGCCATGACGGCTTACTACGTAGCCCGCGTCCTGGCCACGGCCGGGATCGTGGCCTGGTTCTGGCTGGGTGGCCCCGTGCCGGGTCAATGGGACTTTTTCGGGGGCGTCACCGTGGCCGTGGTCCTGACGCTCTGCTTCGGCCTGGTGTTCCTCGTCGTCTACTACGGCTCTTTTCACCCCAACAGGTTCCCAGAAAGAAACGGAGGGGATGAGGTGGACGGGATCGGCCCAGAAAGAGAGCCTGGCATGAGATACCGCTTGATGCTGTAG